In one Lolium rigidum isolate FL_2022 chromosome 3, APGP_CSIRO_Lrig_0.1, whole genome shotgun sequence genomic region, the following are encoded:
- the LOC124703372 gene encoding fructose-bisphosphate aldolase, chloroplastic — MASATLLKSSFLPKKSEWGVTRQAAAPKPMTVSMVVRASAYADELIKTAKTIASPGRGILAMDESNATCGKRLASIGLENTEANRQAYRTLLVTPPGLGNYISGAILFEETLYQSTVDGKKIVDILVEQGIVPGIKVDKGLVPLVGSNDESWCQGLDGLASREAAYYQQGARFAKWRTVVSIPNGPSELAVKEAAWGLARYAAISQDNGLVPIVEPEIMLDGEHGIERTFEVAQKVWAETFYYMAQNNVMFEGILLKPSMVTPGAECKDRNTPEEVASYTLKLLQRRIPPSVPGIMFLSGGQSEVEATLNLNAMNQSPNPWHVSFSYARALQNTCLKTWGGRPENVAAAQEALLLRAKANSLAQLGKYTSDGEAAAAKEGMFVKNYSY; from the exons ATGGCGTCTGCTACTCTCCTCAAATCGTCTTTCCTTCCCAAGAAGTCCGAATGGGGCGTCACACGCCAAGCTGCGGCTCCCAAGCCCATGACCGTCTCCATGGTTGTCCGTGCCAGCGCGTATGCCGATGAGCTTATCAAAACCGCG AAAACTATCGCATCACCAGGAAGGGGTATCCTCGCCATGGATGAGTCGAACGCCACCTGTGGCAAGAGACTTGCTTCGATTGGCCTTGAGAACACTGAGGCTAACCGCCAGGCTTACCGGACCCtccttgtcactcccccaggcctGGGAAATTACATCTCTGGTGCTATCCTCTTTGAGGAGACCCTCTACCAGTCGACTGTAGATGGCAAGAAGATTGTTGACATCCTTGTTGAGCAGGGAATTGTTCCCGGTATCAAGGTTGACAAG GGTCTTGTGCCACTTGTCGGCTCCAACGATGAGTCATGGTGCCAAGGTCTCGATGGCCTTGCCTCCCGTGAAGCAGCATACTACCAGCAAGGCGCCCGCTTCGCCAAGTG GCGCACTGTTGTCAGCATTCCTAACGGCCCATCTGAGCTCGCTGTCAAGGAAGCTGCCTGGGGTCTTGCCCGTTACGCCGCCATCTCTCAG GACAATGGGCTGGTGCCAATTGTTGAGCCTGAGATCATGCTCGACGGTGAGCACGGCATCGAGAGGACTTTCGAGGTCGCGCAAAAGGTGTGGGCGGAGACGTTCTACTACATGGCCCAGAACAACGTGATGTTTGAGGGCATCCTCTTGAAGCCAAGCATGGTAACCCCTGGTGCCGAGTGCAAGGACAGGAACACCCCTGAGGAAGTAGCCAGCTACACTCTCAAGCTCCTCCAGAGAAGGATCCCCCCTTCCGTCCCCGGCATCATG TTCTTGTCTGGCGGTCAGTCAGAGGTGGAGGCGACGCTGAACCTGAACGCGATGAACCAGTCGCCGAACCCGTGGCACGTATCTTTCTCCTACGCTCGGGCGCTCCAGAACACCTGCCTCAAGACGTGGGGCGGGCGGCCAGAGAACGTCGCGGCGGCACAGGAGGCGCTTCTGCTGCGCGCCAAGGCCAACTCCCTGGCGCAGCTCGGCAAGTACACCAGCGACGGCGAGGCCGCGGCCGCCAAGGAGGGCATGTTCGTCAAGAACTACAGCTACTGA